A region of the Salvia splendens isolate huo1 chromosome 11, SspV2, whole genome shotgun sequence genome:
GCCCCTGCATGTGAGCACCTAAGAGATCTCCCATCACTGTGTTTGGATTTTTCTAAATTCTTAGCACTAGCATAATATTAGGAAGAGACACATAATACAGCACATGATTGAGTTTTGGAGTCGCAATTGtgtttcatttcaattttataaaCACGTGTAGTCTGCACAAAATGCTAAAGAACATCATGTACATGCGAggttcaaataaaaatattttctgttgaCTAACTTAAGAATTATTTTTAATCTTAAATGAGATAGTACTATGTTACAAACATACTCCCTTATTATGCTTCTAATAAGAAAAGAAAGTGGGTCCGTGGGGGTTGATcattggtggtggtggtggtggttgttgGCAATAGATAGGGAGATTCTTTGTACTCAGCCACTGTCTCACCTCAAGTGATCAACTTCTTTCTGCATGTACCTCAAGTGATTCTTTCGGCccgtaatttaaaaaatattcccttagtcccatagaaataggtcatattttctttttcgtttgtcccatagaaatagtccatatccatttatggtaagctttttcttcttctcttttacaTTATCATTTATGATCCCaccacacactacacaatttcaactactttttctccttctctcttactttaccaaacaCATTAACTCGTGTCAACTCTAAgggcctatttctatgggacggagggagtaatatctactgagttaatgaagagagaataaagtagaataTTTGTAAGACAAAATATATCTATGCCCCTAACTAGTGCTTTGGTGTGTGTATTTGTATTCACAGAAAAACTAGTTCCTCCTAGCCCGTGAAAGCGCCTCAAATCCACTAGGAACCGGCAAACTCGACAGAGTTTCAAGAATGAACGGATTGCGAAATTAACAAATCAGGAAGGCCAAGTAGACTAACTTCATAATTCAGTAGTTGAACATCACATTGTGTGTATATTTCTTATTTACCAAAATAAAACACATTTTGATCCATTTCGAATCGAATATAAGGATCAAGAAAAGAAACAAAGGGGACCATAACTCTTTGTTATCTCCAAGCCTTTCTACATGCATTTTCTTAAAGCTAAGGAATCAACAGCTGTTTCTCACAAACACTCCAAAGGCTTCATCTCCATAATAAAATGCATACTCCCAAAACTTGACACAAATTGAGAATGATTATTTTTGCTAAATCTTTTCGTACAAACACACACTGTCTGTTTTTCTCACAACCCTATCCTTACATGTGACCTTAAATAGGATAAACATTAAAGCAACTCAATCTCTATAAATAGGGTCGCTTGCTAGTAGTAACCATAATCAAGAAAGTCTAAAGATGAAGCTCCTACATTtgtttctcatcttcattctcttctTTCAGGTAACTCAGTTTGAATTACTCGAATTATTAAAGAATATTTCCGCATAATCCACTGGTTTTTTCAACAATTTCCAATGATCTTCATCTGCATTGTTTTATCTCTAGGATTTTGTGGTGGAGGGTGAAGAGGGAAATCTACAAGAGCTTACGAAGAAACATCATCGGCCCCGTGCAATAAGTAACTAAACATCCTATGTTCCTATTTTCACATGTAAATGATATGCTAACTTAATGCAGAAACTTGAATGACAGATTGCAACTATGCATGCGCAAGAAGATGCAGCAAGTCGTCAAGAAAGAAAGTGTGCCATCGTGCTTGCAAGAGCTGCTGCACGACGTGCCATTGTGTCCCTCCAGGGACGTATGGCAACAAAGCCCTCTGCCCCTGCTATGCCAAGCTTAAAACACATGGAAATAAGCCCAAGTGTCCTTGAATGTGTGTCATGGAAATGAATATGTGTGATAAGGATTTCTTTCTCTACGGAATTCGTGTTTCAGATTCATGTTTTATTAAGGCTGTCACTCTGATGATTAATTTGGTAGTAATAAATTAGTTTTCAACATTCTTGATTTCATATTTTAAGTACAAGAACCACAGAAATAGAATAGGAGTACAATGCTGCGAAAATATACAAGGATCAAGGGAAATTTTGATGTATTAATACTGGTAGAATGGAATGTATAAGATGTCACAAAATCAAGGATGCCTATACAAAATGAGCATAATGGCAGTTAAAATCGAGCCCAGCAGCGTGTGCATTGTGCCACACAATCACCCTTGCAATCAATATTATAACCTAGAGCTTTCGGATTACGAAGGAGGAGGTTTCTCAATGTCTTACCTTTGATGCCCCATTGATTATCGAGAATCTGCACGTTTTCTTTGAGTTCGTTTTCCAGGTTGCATCCAAGCACCTCCGGAAATTTCTTGAGAACTTTTCCAAGATCGTCATCAGTGAGGCCTAAATCCTTTAGGTAACTTAGTATCTCATTAACAACCTCGAACTTGGGAACTTCCTTCTTTCGCTCTTCACCCCAATAAGGAGAATGAATATGACCAAATGCCTTGCCAAGAATCTTGTCTTCCTCCTCTGCACCAAAACCATATGCAGACAGCGCTTGCCTGCAAGATTCCCATGTTTTCTTGTCTTCGTCACTGAGAATCACATCTTCAGTTTGAGCAGTAGAATGCAACTCCCAGTTCTTAGATATGAAAGAGATTGCATAACGTCCCCCTCGGAGGGCACCCCATGGGGTGTAAGTGGTAAGGTTTATATTTGGAAATGGTTTGCTAGTCGTCAATGCAGCGGTATCGGGCTGCACAGCAGAAATAATAAAATGCTCCGGTCAGAAAATGGCAGAAGATATTATCGAGTCATTCAAGCAACATCTAGATATACAACTATACACATCATACGTATATTTGATAAAATATGGAACTTTCCCAACAGAATGGTTAGACTGCCAAACAGGAGCTCTAGTGATAGTGGTCAAATTAGCAGAAGCACGTGAAAATTTCCGTTGACCATACCCTTGCAATAAAAAGAGACCGGATCCTATAGCCTTTCTTGGATCTGATTTCATGGCCAAATGCATAAATTACATAGTTTTACTCACAATTTTTACAAACGTGGTACTGC
Encoded here:
- the LOC121753573 gene encoding gibberellin-regulated protein 9-like produces the protein MKLLHLFLIFILFFQDFVVEGEEGNLQELTKKHHRPRAINCNYACARRCSKSSRKKVCHRACKSCCTTCHCVPPGTYGNKALCPCYAKLKTHGNKPKCP
- the LOC121753572 gene encoding uncharacterized protein LOC121753572 → MLGKSVASPLLTFDSTAQFCNYPDTAALTTSKPFPNINLTTYTPWGALRGGRYAISFISKNWELHSTAQTEDVILSDEDKKTWESCRQALSAYGFGAEEEDKILGKAFGHIHSPYWGEERKKEVPKFEVVNEILSYLKDLGLTDDDLGKVLKKFPEVLGCNLENELKENVQILDNQWGIKGKTLRNLLLRNPKALGYNIDCKGDCVAQCTRCWARF